GAGAAACTGAAACTTAGATCTATCTACATCTGTTAAGTAAAGTGTTATGTTAATTTTGAACCTTTAGGCTgtcattaaaaatatcaaatgattCTCCAGTTTGTAAGTGTATCAAGGCCAAATAatgaattttcaaattaaaacacaattgaaaaaaagatttaaataatataaaaagcaaGTAACATTGTGTCTactgctgggggcggggtggggaggggaaggacatCTTGAATGGTTGAAATGAAGATGTCAAGAAACAGCAACTCCTGACCAGGAAAAGGATTTCAAAACCTAACAGTGGTTAACCAGGCACTGCCTCAATCTCACCACTTAGGGGCTGAAATCCAAAGAATATTAGGTAGGAAAAGAAACGCATGTCCTTGTTAATTTTCCCCTTTTCACATCTTTTTGGCTCGCTTAGCAGCTCTCTGCTTTGCTCTTTCAGATGTGCTTCTGGTCCCGCACCCCTGCACCCGCTACTGCTGCCGTTGAAGTTCCCCTTTTTTTTGAACTTTGATATATTTTCATGAATCATCAGTATCTCTTGTCTTCTCTTCATCAGCTCGGCATAAGGGTGTTCAGCATTTAGCTGAATGAAGCATTTTTGTCCAACACTGAAGAACattctttaaattttgaaaactcTTATCTCAGCGCGTCTAGTCAGACAAGCCGTTTCTCTGTGAGTTcccaggtggtggagggggggttGTTTTGACCTCTGTAGATCCATCAAATAGTGAGAAAGCAGTCCTTGCTCTAGAACCAAGTTCTCCACCAGCCCTTCATCTTCAGAAGCCACTAGAACACAGTGGCTCCATCTTGGATCAGGGTGGGCTCTGTTCCATGCAATGTCCTCCCAGAAACCTAGGCAGAAAGAGCCTCCACCATCAGAGACATCAGGTCATTGTGGTGGGAGAGAACATGGCCATGGCGAGTTGCCCGTCTAatggtcctttgcatttccatataaatttagaTGCCGTTTGACAATCCcttctctccccccgccccccaaaaaagaaaaccaaaccaaaaaccttCCGGAATTTGGAATAACATTGAATAGATCCCTccaatatctattttaaatacatactAACCCACACTATTTTCTGAACATTCTATGCCATGCATTTTACATAAATCATCTCATGTAATCTTCACAGTAATGCTGAGCAGGCTgtagtattatttccatttcacagatggaaaagCTAAAgttgagggtttccctggtggcgcagtggttaagaatccgcctgccaatgcaggggacacgagttcaagccctggtccgggaagatcccacatgccgtggagcaaccaagcccgtgtgccacaactactgagcctgtgctctagagcccgcgagccacaactactgagcccgcgtgctacaactactgaagcccacgcgccctagagcccgtgctcggcaacaagagaagccaccgcgaagagaagcccgtgcaccgcaacaaagagtagcccccactcaccacaactagagatagcctgcgtgcagcaagcaacgaggacccaatgcagccaaaaataaataaataaaataaattaaaaaaaaaaaaaagctaaagtttAACAAGAGTAAAGTAGTTTACCAGAGGCCACAGTCCATAAGAGATGAGATCTAGGACCTCTGCCTGCAGAGTCTGCAGCCTTTACCACTATGTACagctgagggaaggagggagggagggagggagggaagggaggatgggtgggtggatggagggagggagttaTTCAGGGGAAGGCAGACCTGGAGGAAAACTCCCCCAAGGTTTCTTACACTGCTCTCTCTCTACTGCTCAACATCTGTCTACCTTGATACATAATTATTTGTCCAAATAGTAACAGACCTTCTTCTCTGATTTCAGCGTTTACACAGGAAGTTCTTACAACGAGCTGCCTGCCAGCCGCCCTTCCCCAGATCCCGAATGCAACCCTGGCCAGGTGGCGCAGAGAACAGTCACTCTGCTGGTCATGCTGAGCTCATACTCTGTAAGTCTGATGGCTACACAGATCGGGGTTCAGCTAGCAACCAGCCCTGACCCTAGTGGTGTCTGTCCCTAATCCCCTAAGGGATGAGGGACCAATTTAGAGACTGAGCCTCTGTCAGGCACCAGGAGAGAAAGAAATGCCAGAGCCCACCCACTGGGACTGGGAGTAAGGTTAAGTACAGCTTTTGtgatcctttctctctgtctcttgtagGATGGCTGTTGGATGAGGTCAAGACTgggtcccctcccttctcccacttTACCAATGCCTGATCTCATGGGGTTAGTTTGGAGCCCACCACTATGGCATCATCAACCTCCTTGCCAGCTCCTCGTTCCAGGTCCAAGAAGCCTCTGGGCAAGATGGCTGGTGAGTGGACACAGACTCCTAATTCCAGGAGGCTGCCTGGCCCCCAAACACAGGCCCTGGAGAGATGCAGGGAGGCTGACGGGGTGGGCGTGTGGGAGTCCTGCCTTGACCTCAGTGCCCAGAGGCTCTGTGGGGAGTGAGGGGGTGTGCATCAGGGAGCCTTCAGTCCTTTTGGCTCACAGGTTTCCCAGGTGTGCTCAGCTAGTCTTCCCAGCCTGGAAACCACTGTGCTGAGTGCTTACCAGGGTGTCTCTTTTTATCTAAATCGCCCTGAACCATTCAGAGGTAGGAGtcaagcagagagaaaaaaacaaatcagcCGCCAGGACACCACACTTTCTGTCCCGGTCAAAAGCTGGGGAAGCTGAGCTGAAACCATTTGGAGTGCTCACAATATGTCAGACACTGCATTATCTCTGCTGATCTTCAACAGTAACTAAAAtgaacccattttacagaagaggaagtggAGACATAGACTGACTTGCTTATGGTCGTATAGAAAACAAGTAGCAGGTCCACAGTCAAATCTGTGTGCCCCACTCCAAAGTGTGGTCCCAGATCACTCAGCTCTAAGGTCTTCAGGTACTCTGGGCAGTGAGTGGTCCTCTTGCATTTAGCAACAAGCTAGGATTTCTCAGGGCCAAACAGATGACAATCCCTGGCTCTCTCCGTCCCATAGTGGGTAGccccttaatctatttttttttatttatttatgatttatttttggctgtgttgggtcttcgtttctgtgcaagggctttctctagttgcggcaagcgggggccactcttcatcgcgatgcacgggcctctcactatcgcggcctctcttgttgcggagcacaggctccagatgcgcaggctcagtagttgtggctcacgggcctagttgctccgcagcatgtgggatcttcccagaccagggcccgaacccgtgtcccctgcattggcaggcagattctcaaccaccgcgccagcAGGGAAACCCAGCCCCTTAATCTAAATCCACCTCCCCTCAGTGCTGAAAGTGGGTTTGGGGACTAATTGATCTTTACCAGCTTAAGGTAGCTCTATTTACTGACTCACAGATGGTTGACTAGTCAGCTTGTGGGAAGTTCTGGTTAGGATAGGCTAGGGGGGTACCAGCAATCGAAGGGCATGGAACAGACAAAGCCATCTTTCCCAATCAGGCTTGTGAAACCGCCagagttctcttctttcttcctccctccctccctcctttcctttcttcctttcttttattttccccctCATATTGTTGTTACACcaaaagctttacaaaaaattattgaagtataattgacatacaacattctatcagtttcaggtgtacagcataatgatgcAACATTCGTATACATTGTGAAGtaatcatcacaataagtctagttaacatccatcaccatacatagttacagatttattttcttcttcggatgagaacttttaaggtctattctcttagcaacttcagAATATGCAGTACGGTAAGACAGGCTGGCATTACATCCCTGCCGACTTATAAAACTGCCAGAGTTTTTATGTATTCCCGAAACCTTTAAAGATAAGGGAAACTTTTGGGCAAGTCCTGAGGGATGTACACAGTAGCAGAGCAACAGTTGTGAGAAGAAGGTGGACAGGGGAGATGGGCTGACCTCCTCCCCGCGGTGGCTCCTCTCTGGGGGGTCGCCAGGAGACCCCTGCTGAAAACTCCAGGCCTGAGCAGTGCTTCTTCCCTGCAGACTGGTTCAGGCAGGCCCTGTCGAGAAAGCCCACAAAGACGCCCGTCTCCCCAGAAAACACCCACAGTGACGGTTCACAGCCGAGCTCCTCGGACAGGCCCCCAACCCTGGGCCCCAGCTCAGAGGTGTCTCCCACCCTGCCACCGACACACTTGGGCGCCCAcggcagcagtagcagcagcagcggcCGCTGGAGCAAGGACTATGATGTGTGCGTGTGCCACAGCGAGGAGGACCTGGCGGCCGCCCAGGAGCTGGTCTCCTACCTGGAGGGCAGCGCTGCCGGCCTGCGCTGCTTCTTGCAGCTTCGCGACGCAACCCCCGGCGGCGCCATAGTGTCCGAGCTGTGCCAGGCGCTGAGCAACAGCCACTGTCGCGTGCTGTTCATCACGCCGGGCTTCCTCCGGGACCCGTGGTGCAGGTACCAGATGCTGCAGGCGCTGAGCGAGGCCCCCGGAGCGGAGGGCCGCACCATCCCCCTGATGTCAGGCCTCAGCAGAGCCGCCTACCCCGCCGAGCTCCGATTCATGTACTTCGTGGACGGCTGGGGCCCCGACGGTGGCTTTCGCCAAGTCAAGGAGGCTGTCACGCGGTGTAAGTtacagggaagggagaaggggaaggggctTCAGCCATAGCGCCTGCTCTGCTTGGGTTTTTAGGAGACACCCAATGTGGCCTAGTACAGGCTTCAGTTTAGAGCACTTAGCAGATgctgcgcttttttttttttacaaataggtttgtggcaaccctgcattgtcagatgatgattagcattttttttagtaataacatttttaaattaaggcatgtacattgttttttaaatcattcttattgaagtgtagttgatttacaaggttgtgttagtttctgtgcacagcaaagtgattcagatatagatatagatatagatacacattctttttttaaaatattcttttccattatggtttatcataggatattgaatatagttctgtgTGAAGGCAcgtacattgtttttaaaaacataatgctattacacacttaacagactacagaaaagtgtaaacataacttttatatgcactgggaagccaaaaaatttgtgtgactcactttattgcaatatttgctttatcgtGGTGGTCttgaactgaacctgcaatatttctgaggtctgcctgtagttCAGAATGCAGACTCTGGAAAAAAACTGTGTcacttgggcaagctacttaactgctctgtgcctgAGTTTTCTCATTGGTTAAATGAGAATGAAACTATATACCTAAATAAGTATATACACTAAGTAAATTCAGAACGTGGCCTGGCACATGTAAAGTACTTGTGACAGGCCGGGCCTAGCGCATTATCAAGTCCTCAATAAATATAAGtcactattatcattattagtaTTAATAGTATTAGGTTTCTCTCACTGAGGTCAGGCTGGAGATGGCCACCAAGAGCTGGGAAAATGCCAGGAGGGACCCTGGTTTAGTATTGGTTTAGTAACACAAACAGGTACAAAATAATAGGAAAGAATTGCCTACCATAAGCGTATCCAGGGAGGGGCATTATATTACAGTGGGTTTAGAAGTAAAATAGATTAAAAGGTAGCGAAGGCAGGGACATGTGGGGGAAACAGAGATGCTGGGATTTGAGGAGGGTGACAAGCCATGTGATTCTCTTTCGTCTCTTTCAGATCTGAAGACCCTCAGCTGACGCTTCTTACATCAACACGGATGCAGACAGTTGGAGCAAAGCTGGAAATGGAGTGAGAGGGCCTAGGAC
This region of Mesoplodon densirostris isolate mMesDen1 chromosome 7, mMesDen1 primary haplotype, whole genome shotgun sequence genomic DNA includes:
- the TIRAP gene encoding toll/interleukin-1 receptor domain-containing adapter protein; amino-acid sequence: MASSTSLPAPRSRSKKPLGKMADWFRQALSRKPTKTPVSPENTHSDGSQPSSSDRPPTLGPSSEVSPTLPPTHLGAHGSSSSSSGRWSKDYDVCVCHSEEDLAAAQELVSYLEGSAAGLRCFLQLRDATPGGAIVSELCQALSNSHCRVLFITPGFLRDPWCRYQMLQALSEAPGAEGRTIPLMSGLSRAAYPAELRFMYFVDGWGPDGGFRQVKEAVTRYLKTLS